The genomic region ACCTCTATTTTTATCAATTTCCTCCAAAGAGCAAAATGCAAAACTCGTTTATGGTTTATAGTTTATGGTTTATAGTTTATGGTTTATAGTTTATAGTCTATAGTCCTTCAACTATAAACTATCAACTATAAACTATCAACTATCAACGATTATAATATTTAGATAAAATATTGCAATAGAAAAGTAATAGTTACTAATTATACCACACAATTGCCTTTAAAATCAATAAAAATCTCTGCAATTTTTTCACTTGCCTTCCCATCACCAAAAACATCCCTTTGTTTATTCTGCGGATTGAATTCAAGAACTGCCTGGCTAATCTGGTTTTTATTTGTGCCAACTAAAATATTCCAGCCATCTTCTACGGTCTCTACCCACTCGGTATTCTCTCTTAAAGTAATGCACGGAACTTTAAAGAAATACGCCTCTTTTTGAATCCCGCCTGAATCTGTGAGAATCTTTTTCGCCCCAGACTCTAAGAGAAGAAAATCAAGGTATCCTACGGGTGAAATAATTATTACATAAGGACTGCTTTCTAATTTACTTAAAAGTCCATATTCTTTTAGCACCTTTTTAGTTCGAGGATGAATCGGAAAGACAATTTTTTCATTCAGTTCTACCAGACTTTCAACAAGAGAAGTAAGATTTTCTAAAACATCCGTATTTCCCTGTCGATGAATGGTAACAAGCAGGTAATCTTTTTCTTTTAAATTTAGTTGGTTAAATATCTGTGATTTAGACTTAGCGATTTCTATGCCTTTAATTGCGGCATCATACATCACATCACCAGTTAAATAA from bacterium harbors:
- the wecB gene encoding UDP-N-acetylglucosamine 2-epimerase (non-hydrolyzing); this encodes MKIATIVGARPQFIKLSPLSQKLRMNCKEILIHTGQHYDYEMSKVFFDELEIPAPDYHLEVGSESHSVQTGKMLIKIEEALVKEKPDMVLVYGDTNSTLAGALATAKMNIPIGHVEAGLRSFDKGMPEEINRVVTDHLSSFCFAPTKTAVDNLKKEGIENGVYLTGDVMYDAAIKGIEIAKSKSQIFNQLNLKEKDYLLVTIHRQGNTDVLENLTSLVESLVELNEKIVFPIHPRTKKVLKEYGLLSKLESSPYVIIISPVGYLDFLLLESGAKKILTDSGGIQKEAYFFKVPCITLRENTEWVETVEDGWNILVGTNKNQISQAVLEFNPQNKQRDVFGDGKASEKIAEIFIDFKGNCVV